GCAATCGGTCGAGTTGGAGTCTACTGCGGATCAGTTCATCTAACAGAGCCGAGATCGTGGATTACCGACAACTCGCTCTATGTAAGTGAGATGACAGACAACCTGCACATCGAATATCTGCTTTGGGCACTACGCTTTGCTAACCTCAATCAGTATGCGAGCAGATCTGCGCAGCCGTTGATTTCAGGCGCGAAAATTAAAGATGTCCCGCTCCTCATTCCGCCCGTAGAGTTGCAATACGAATTTGTCAAGGCAGTGAGGGCAGCTGGCAGTCTACAGACGCGGCATCAATCCCACCTCGCTGAGCTCGACGCCCTCTTCGCTTCCCTACAACACCGCGCCTTTCGTGGGGAGCTGTGGACGGAGGAGATCGCTCCGGTAGCCTGATCGCGATGTCACGCTGAAGTGGGGGAGTCGCGACTGTGAGTAACTTCGGGTTCCTGCAGGCTGAGTGGCCGGATCTCCATCGGGAGGCCGAACAAGCCGAACGGTTGGCGTTCGCTGACCCTCGGGCGTCGGCGTTCTACTCGCGGCGAGTGCTCGAACTCGCGCTGGAGTGGGTCTTCGACGCAGATTCTGCGGTGCAGCGGCCGTACCGGAGTGACCTCGCAGCGTTGATCGCGGAACCAACGCTCGTGAGGGCCGCAGGGCCGGGGCTCCAGGCGAAGATGAACGTGATCCGGCTCCAGGGCAACCACGCCGTACATCGGCGGGCGCCGGTCGCGGACCGGGACGCGGTACGGGTACTCGCCGAGTTGTTCCACGTCCTGTACTGGATGGCTCGCACTTACAGTCGCGACCAGAAGAACCTGCCTGCGCCGGGGCTTCAGTTCGACACCTCTGTGATCCCGCGCCCGGTGTCCGCCGAGGTGCGGATCAAGAAGCAGCGGGAGCTCAAGGAGCAGGCGGAGAAGGCCGCGGCGCAGGCCGAGGAGCTTGCGACGGAGCGCCGGAAAGCCAAGGAGCTCAGCGCTGAGATCGTCGAGCTTCAAAAGCAGATCAAGGCCGCCAAGGCTGCCAACGCGTCCATCCCGGACACCCACGACTACAACGAGAAGGAAACCCGCACCTACCTCATCGATCTGCTGCTCAAGGAAGCAGGCTGGGACCTGGACAAGCCGGAAGATCGCGAGTTCCCGGTGTCCGGACTGCCGGAGTCGGCCGCTCCGTCCGGCAACGGCAAGGTCGACTACGTGCTATGGGACGACGACGGCAAACCCCTAGGGCTCGTTGAGGCCAAGCGCACCACGCGGGATGCCAGGAGCGGCCAGCACCAGGCCAAGCTCTATGCCGACGCGCTCGAAGCCCGTTACGGGCAGCGGCCGTTGATCTTCTACACCAACGGTTACGACACGTACTTCCACGACGATCTGAACTATCCGGCACGCCAGGTCCAAGGCTTCTACACCAAAGACCAGCTGCGGGAGGTGATCCAGCGTCGCGCGGGTCGTCGCAGCCTTACGAAGCTGCCGATCAATGAGGAGATCGCGGGACGCTACTACCAGTCGCGTGCTATTCGGCGGATCGCCGAGTCCTTCGAGCAGGACTCGATGCGGCACGCGCTGTTGGTGATGGCGACCGGAACCGGTAAGACCCGCACGGTCGTTGCTTTGACCGACCTGATGATGCGGGCCGGCTGGGCGAGCCGAATCTTGTTCCTCGCCGACCGCACAGCGCTGGTGAGGCAAGCGACCAACGCGTTCAAGCAGCACTTGCCTGGCACTCCGGTGGTCAATCTGCTGCAGGACAAGGACCCGCACGCCCGCGTATTCGTCTCGACGTATCCGACGATCATGAATCTGATCAACCAGGTCGACGGAGAGGGCCGACGGGTGTTCGGGCCCGGGTTCTTCGACATGGTCGTCATCGACGAGGCCCACCGGTCGATCTTCCAGAAGTACAGGTCGATCTTCGACTACTTCGATGCGCTGCTCGTCGGCCTGACCGCCACGCCCAAGGACGAGATCGCCCGCAACACCTATCGGGTGTTCCAGCTCGAAAACGGTGTGCCCACCGACGTGTACAGCCTCGACGAGGCCGTCAACGAGGGTTTTCTTGTGCCTCCCCGCGCGGTCGAAGTGCCGCTGAAGTTCCAGCGCGACGGGATCAAGTACGACGATCTGCCCGAAGAGGAAAAGGAAGAGTGGGAAGCGCTCGACTGGGGTGATGATGGACCGCCGGCCGAGGTCAGCTCCGCCGAGTTGAACAAATACCTGTTCAACGCCGACACCGTTGATAAGGTCTTGCAGACCCTCATGAAGCACGGTCTCAAGGTCGACGGCGGTGACATGCTCGGCAAGACCATCATCTTCGCGGCCAACAACAAGCATGCGGAGTTCATCGCCGAACGGTTCGACGTGAACTATCCGCACCACAAGAGCTCCTTCGCGCAGGTCATCACGCACAAGAAGGAGAAGGCGCAGAGCCTGATCGACGACTTCTCCGACCCGGCGAAGCAACCGCAGATCGCGATCTCGGTCGACATGCTCGACACCGGCATCGATGTTCCCGAGGTCGTCAACCTCGTCTTCTTCAAGCTTGTGCGATCGAAGACGAAGTTCTGGCAGATGCTCGGCCGCGGAACCCGGCTCGCACCGGACCTGTTCGGTGCGAACAAGAGCAAGGATGGGTTCTACGTCTTCGACGTCTGCCAGAATCTCGAGTTCTTCCGGCAGGACATGCCACCCGCCGAAGGCAACATCCCACCGTCACTGACACAGCGGTTGTTCGAGAAGCGCGCGGATCTGCTGCAGATTCTTGACGGTCAGATCGAGGACTCCCAGCGGGCGACAAAGCCTGACACCGATGGTGCCCACAGTGACGCGGGGCTGCGCTGGGATCTGGTGACGCGCCTCCATGACGAGGTTGTCCAGATGAACCCGGACAACTTCCTGGTCCGGCCGCACCGTGAATACTTCGACACCTTCGCTGACTTCTCGGCTTGGTTGGAGTTCACCCCCGAAGCGCACGCAAAGGTCGTCGATCATCTGGCAGGCTTGCCGACCGCGTTCCGCGAAGCCGACGACAACGGAGAAGAAGCCAAGCGCTTCGATCTGCTCGCACTGCGGCTGCAACTGGCCTGCCTGCACGGCGACCCCGGATACGACCGGCTGCGTGACCAGGTTCGCGAGATCGCTTCAGCGCTGCTCGATCAAACGACGATCCCAGCGATCAAAGCACAGCAGGTACTGCTTGACGAGATCAGCGGCGACGAGTGGTGGCAGGATGTCACGTTGCCGATGCTCGAGAACATGCGGCGCAAGCTACGCGGACTCGTCCGGCTGATCGAGAAGACGAAGCGAAACCCGGTCTACACCGACTTCGAAGACGAGTTGGGAGAGCTGACCTCCGCCTCGTTGAGCGGGATGAACCTCGGCACCGACTTCAGCCTGTTCGAACACAAGATCCGGATCTACCTGAACACTCATCAGGACAACATGGTCGTCCAGAAGATCCGCCGGAACCGACAGATCACCACCGCCGACCTCGATGCGCTGCAGAAAGTCTTCGTTGACAACGGGCTGGCGACCTCGGCGGACCTCGACGTTGTGCACGAACGCGGTGGTCTCGGGATCTTCCTGCGCTCGATGACTGGGCTGGAGCGCGAGGCCGCGGTGCGCGCGTTCGACCGCTTCCAGCAAGGCAAAACGTTCACCGCAAACCAACTGCACTTCCTCCAGGTCGTCATCGACCACGTATGCCGCAACGGCATCGTCGAGGTCGAAGCATTGTACGAGTCGCCGTTCACGTCATGGGCACCATCTGGACCCGAAGACCTGTTCACCGACGCTGAGGTCGATGACATCGTGTCAGTAATCCGGTCCCTCAAGGAGACGGCGATCGCCTCGGATGAGGTCGCGTAGAAGGACATCGTGAACTCAGCTGAGGCGGCCTCGCCGCCCGCCTCAGCGCGGATTGAACCGCACACCCGCTTTGCGGAGCAGGTCGGCGAGGTGGTCGTGCGGGAGGGCCGGGGTTCGGTGGCCGTCGCGTCCGGTCATGTCCGCGTTGGCTGTGAGGGCGTTGAGGACCGCTTCCTCGGTTGCCTGCACGGTGGCCCGCTGGTCGCGGTGCTGCTGGGCACGCCGAGCATGCCGAGCCTGGTCGCCGCCGAATCGCCGATGAACTACTTCCGCCGGTCCGGTGGGGTCATCACGCCTGCGTTGTTGATGAGGATGTGGATGGGACGGTTCTCATCGCGAAGCGCTGCTCCCAGCGCGGCGACCGAGTCCAGCGACGAGAGGTCGAGGTCGCGCAGGGACAGGGCTGCTTTCAGGTGCTGCTGCTCGATCTTCGCGACCGCCGCTTCGCCCTTGCGGCGGTTGCGGACGGGCATGACGACCTCGGCACCGGCGGCGGCCAGGCCCAGTCCGACGCCGTCGCTGGCTCCGGTGACGACGGCGAGCTTCCCGGAGAGGTCGGGAACGGTGATGTCCGGTCGGGTGCGTGCCATGTGCTGCTCCTGGCTGCTGGCGGAAAGTGGTCGCGAACCCAGGCTGCGCCCGTTCCACCGGGACATCCACGGCCTCTCGATCCCAGGCTGGCCGCGAGCCGAAGGGGGATCGACGATCCGAGGCAGCCGTCCGGCACCGGTGGCAGGATGGCGGCGCCAGCACCGGGGAGGAAGCAGCTCTGATCGCTCGAGCCGGGCTCGCCGGGTTCCTGCGGCACCGCCGCGAGTCGCTCCAGCCCGAAGACGTCGGCCTCCCCCGCGGGCAGCGGCGCAGAACCGCCGGTCTGCGCCGCGAAGAAGTCGCCGCGCTCTGCCACATCTCCGCCGACTACTACAGTCGGCTCGAACGGGAACGCGGCCCGCACCCGTCCGAGCACATGATCGCCTCGATCGCGCAGGGCCTGCACCTGTCGCTCGACGAGCGCGACCACCTGTTCCGCCTCGCCGGGCACAACCCGCCCGCGAGAGACGCGACCAGCGAGCACATCGGCCCCGGCCTGCTATGCGCACCCGGAAGTCGGCGCCCTGGAGCTGACCTGCCAGACGCTCCTCGACCCCGACCAGTCGCACATGCTCCTCGTCTACACCGCCGCCCCCGGCAGCGAGAGCTACGAGAAGCTGCGGCTCCTCTCGGTCATCGCCCCGAATGCCTGACCGGCGAGCGTGACAGCGGTGTGAGGGCGGTTTGGCAGCGGCGCGGGGAAGGCTCGGCGGCTCCGGACGAAGGAGGTAGTCGGATGATGTTCGTCGAGCTGTTCGCTCCCAAGGGCTCGCTCAGCGCCGATCAGCGGCGCCAGGTGGCCGAGTTGCTGGGCTCTCCGCGCGAGTTCGTTCCCGAAGCGGAGCGGCATGCCGGGATCACCGAGGTGTTCGGGTCGTTGTTCCACGTGGTGGTGCACGAGCCGGAGGTGTGGGTCGCGGGCGGCCAGGTGCTCGAACCGGGTGGGCCCGCGCAGTACGTGGTCCGGGTGCACGTGCCGGGGCCGTGGCGCAAGGAGATGAGCGAGTTCGTCATCTCCTGGGCGACGAAGGCGCTGGCCACCGTCATCGGCGATGCCGCCCGGCCCTACCAGGAGCCGGTGGTGCAGGTGCACGTGCTCGGCGTTCCCGAGGGCGGGATCGGGTTGCTCGGGGAGGTGGCGAGGTCGGCGCGGATCGTCGAGATGATGGGCGAGCCGTACCGGGCGGATCTGGCCGCGGGCAGGGCCGTCGAGGATCCGCTGTGCGGCGTGATCGTGCCGCTGGACGATGCGGCGATCACCTTGGAGGTCGACGGCCAGGTGCACGCCTTCTGCTGCGCGGGGTGCCGCGACCAGTTCGCCGCGAAGCTGGGCTGAGTCACCGCCGCTGGAGCAGTTCGAGCGCGTCGGCGGTGGTCAGCTCGAGTCCCTGCGCGTAGGCGGTCCGGTGGGCCTGCGGCCCCAGGGCGTCCTGGAGGTCGCGGGTCAGCCGTGCGACGTCCGGGTCGTGCGCATCGGGGCCACCGCGCACGACGCACGCGGCGCCGAGGAGAGCTGCGGCCCGGCGCGGTTCGCCCCGCCGCAGCAGCAGGTCCGCCTTGCCCACGCCCACCCTGGCCACCATGGGTGGGTCGGGCATCGCGGCGGCCATCTCCAGCGCCGCTTCCAGCCGGTTCTCGGCCAGGTCGTGATCCCCAAGAGCGCCGGCGAGGAATCCCGTCCCGCTCAGGTGCAGGATCTGGAACGGCCGGCTCTCCGGTGCGGCCTGCTCCTCGGCGAGCCGGAGCTGGTCCGCGGCCTGCTCCAGGTCGCCGGACTGACGCGCGAGGTCGGCCAGCGCCAGGCGGGCGAGCGCGACGTGGTGCGCTGACCGGGCTTCGGCGATGATCTCCAGCAGTTCCGTCCGCGCCGTTGCGGCATCGCCCGCGCTGATCCGGGTTCCCGCCAGCCAGACCCGTTGGCCGTCGTCGCCGAGTTCCCGGGCCAGCGCGCGTGCTGCGTCCAGAGCGGCGATGGCGGCTTCGACGGAACCTGCCGCGGTGTGCGCGGAGGCCAGCGACATCAGCGTCAGCGCCCGCCCCCAGGCATCGCCCGCCGCCTCGAAATCCGCCGCTGCCGCCACCAGTTCCCGAGTGCCGTTGGTCATGTCGCTGGTGAAGCCGTGCAGGAAAGCGCGCACGAGCCGCAGCATCGCCCGCGTCCACGGATCGGCGTGGGTCAGGTGCGGTTCGGTCGCGGCCAGGCCTGCGGCGATGTCACCACCGGCCAGTGCGACCAGCGCGTCGACGAAGGCGCCCAGCGGCTGATCCGCCTGCCACGAACGTTCGACGTCGGCGCTCACCTCGGTGAACCGTCCCGCGAACATGGCGTTGAGCAGGTAGCAGGCGATCGTCCGGACATCGCCGGAACCGTTGCGCAGCAAGGCGTTCAGCCGCTGCACGGCTTCGACGTGATCACCGCGGACGAGCCAGAAGTGCCCGAGCACCGCACCGAGCCGGGCGGTGCCGCTGCCGGAAGCGAAGCGGAGCGCCGCGGTGAGGTTGTCGCGGTCGGCGGCGAGCCGTTCCACCCAGCGCACCTGCCCGGCTCGCGCAGGTGCGGCTCGGCTTGCTCGGCAAGGGCCAGGAAGCATGCGACGTGCCGTTCGCGCGCGGAATCCAGCTGACCGGTCTCCCGCAGCCGCTCGATGCCGTATTCCCGGATCGTGTCGAGCATGCGGTAGCGCTCGCCGGACAGCTGCAGCAACGACTTGTCCACGAGCGAGTCGACCGTCTCCCGCACGATCCCCGCCCGCTCGGCGCCGTCCGGCGCGAAACCTCCCGAGAACACCGAAAGTCGTTCCAGCGCATCGCGTTCCACGTCGGTGAGCAGCTCCCAGCTCCAGGCCACGACCGCGCGGAGGGTGCGGTGCCTGGGCAGTGCGGTGCGGCTGCCGCCGGTCAGCAGCCGGAACCGGTCCGCCAACCGGGCGACCAGGTGGGCGAAGGACATCGTCCGCAGGCGCGCGGCGGCCAGCTCGATCGCCAGCGGCAGCCCGTCGAGCTGCCCGCAGATCTCGGCCACCTCGCCGGTGGCGGCGAAACCGGGACTCGCCGCGCGCGCCCGATCGGTGAACAGGCGGACGGCTGCGGCCTGATCGAGCGGATGCACTGGGAAGCGCACTTCGCCGGTGATGCCCAGCGGCTCGCGGCTGGTGGCCAGCACCCGCAGCCGCGGGCAGCGGCGGAGCAGCTCGTGCGCCACCTCCGCGGCGGAGTCGATGACGTGCTCGCAGTTGTCCAGCACCAGCACGGATTCGGTGCCGGCCACCGCTTCGACCAACCGCGAGACGATGTCGCCCGTTCCTCGCACGCCGAGGGCTGCGGCGATGGCGTGAGGCACGTCCGCCGGATCGGCTGCCTGATCCAGTTCGACCAGCCACGCGGAGCCGGGCAACCGGGCCGCCACTGCGGTGGCGAGCCGGGTCTTGCCCACGGCGCCAGGGCCCACCAGCGTCACCAGCCGGTCCTGCCGGAGGTGCTCCGCCACCGCGGAGCACTCCTCGTCGCGACCGACGAAACTGGTCAGCTCCGCGGGGAAGGCTCGTCGTGGGAGTTCACCGCGCAGCAGGCCCAGGTGCAGTTCCCGCAGCTCGGCTCCCGGATCGCTGCCGAGCTCGTCGGCCAGCAGAGCGCGGTAGGCCTCGTAAGCCGCGAGCGCCTCGGCCTGCCTGCCCTGCCGGTCCAGCTCGGTGAGCAGCAGAACGCGCAGCCGCTCCCGCAGCGGGTGGGCGGCGATGAGCACTTCCAGTTCGGCCACCACTTCCGGCCGGTGCGCTCCGGACGTGAGCTCGGCGTCGATCCGGGCCTCGACAGCGCTGAGCCGCAACTCGCCGAGCCGCACGGATTCCGCTGCGGCGTACGGCGCGGCGGGCACGTCCGAGAACGGATCGCCCCGCCACAGCTCCAGCGCCGCGCCCAAGAGCTCAGCTGCAGGCCCGCGATCGCGCAGCGCGCGACGGCCTTCCGCGATCAGTTCTTCGAACCGCAGCACGTCGACCTGCGCGGGCCCGAGTTCCAGCAGGTAGCCCATCGAGACCGACCGCAGCGCGGACCGGTCCGGCAACGCCCGCCGCAGTCGCGCGATCAGCGATTGCAGTGCGTGCGCCGGGTTCTCCGGCGTGCTCTCGGGCCAGACCACCTCCGTCAGGGATTCGACCGAGACCGCGCGGCCGGCGTCCACGGCGAGCCGGGCCAGCAGCGCGCGCAGCCGCAGACCACCGATCTCGACCGGTTCGCCGCCGGAAAGCACCTGCAGCGGCCCCAGGACACCGATCCACATCTCACCACTGTGCCACCGCTCTGACAGCGGCGTGCGAGGCCGGTGGCAGAGCCTCCCGGCACTCTCGGCCGCCCCGAGCGGAAACGGAGATGACCTTGCTGGAGCACATCGCCAACCACGAGCAGTACCAGACCTGGAACGGCCAGGACGGCCGCCACTGGGCCGATCACCACCGGCGCTACGACGCGATGGCGGGCGGCTTCGCCGAACGCCTCCTCGACGCCGCGTCGATCAGCGTCCGAGGCCGGGCCGTCACCGGGATCGAGGTCCCGAGCGTCGTCGGCCGGAACTCCGCTGAAGCCGCGGACTTCCTGCTCGCGGGGCAGCTGGGCTCGGTGACCCGCAACGCGGCACGCACGCCGTCGACGACGCGCGGCAGGCGGTCATCTCGGTTCTCCTCGCCTGCGAGAGCGAGGGCATCGTGCAGCTTCCCGCTCGCGGTTGGCCAGTCACAGCGCGGACATCCGAGGGAGCGACAGTCCACTCCGGACGCTCTGGTCACTCCGGTGCGGTCATCGAAGGCGTGACGGCGGGAGCAGCGTTGCCGCCGTGGTGCTGATCGTTTCGAGGGACGCTGCTACTGCAGGGTGGTCCCGGCGGCCGAGGCGGGTTGCCGCCGTGATCCGGCGGGCCGGGGCCGGTTCTCCGTGCAGGGGCAGGCGGACGACCGGCCAGTCGTCGTGCAGGCGGGCGAGGCGCGGCACCAGGATGATGCCGAAGCCGTGGGCCACCAGGGCCGCGCCCGTGTCCCACTCGTTGGCGTAGTGGGCGATGTTCGGCGTGAAACCCGCTGCCATGCAGGCGGTTCGGACGAGATCGTGGTAAGCGCCGCCGGGCAGCGCCACGATCCACGGCTCGTCGGCCGCGTCGGCGAGGGTGACCGCGCGGAACTCCGTCAGGCGGTGCCGCGCGGGCACCACCAGGTCCAGCGGGTCGTCCAGCAGCGGCTGCTGGTCGAAGCGCTCGTCGGCGGTGGACGGCGTGTCCGCCGAGTTGATCACCAGCGCGAGGTCCGCCTCCCCGGCCAGCAGCAGGTCGAAGCACCGGGCCGGTTCGGCTTCGATCACCCGCACCCGCAGGCCCGGGTGGCGCTCGCGCAGCGCCGCGGCCGCAGGAGGCAGCAGATTCGTCGCGGCGGTGGAGAAGCCGCACAGCGTGAACGAGCCGCTGGGTTCCTCGGACAGCGACGCGAGCTCGGCGTAGGCGCGTTCGGCCTGCGCCTGCAAGGCCTCCACGTGCCGCAGCAGCGCCCGGGCCGCTGCGGTCAGCTGGATCCCGCGACCGCGCTGGGCCACCAGCTCGACGCCGAGCTCCTCGGCCAGCTGCCGGAGCTGGTAGGAGACAGCCGACGGGCTGTAGTGCAGAGCCGCGGCAGCGGCGGTGACCGTGCCGTGGTGGGCCACCAGCTGGAGCACCTTGAGCCTCGGGTCGAGCATGCAACCATTTTGCACAGTTCTGTTGCAGATCGTTTGATTCTCTTTCCGGGTCGCAGCGGCCAACCTGGGAGGCGTGACGCTCGCGAACTCCTCCGCTCCGGTGCCCCTCGTCGACCGCGCGCGTGAGCTGCGCACCGGCCTGTTCGTTCTTGTCGTGCTGACGGCCGGGGCCTACCTGCCCAGTCCGCTGTACCCGGCCTACCAGAACTCCTTCGCGGTCAGCGATCTCGCCATGACGCTGATCTACGCGACGTTCGCGCTGGTCAGCGCGCCCGCGCTGCTGCTGTTCGGCTCGGTGTCGGATGCCGTGGGGCCGCGGTCGGTGCTGCGGGTCAGCATCGCGCTGGCCGCGCTCGGGTCGGCCTGCTTCGCCTTCGCGTCCGGCCTGGAGTGGCTGCTGGTCGCGCGAGCCGCACAAGGACTCGCACTGGGCGCGGCGACCGGGGCGGCCAGCTCGTTGATCAGCGAGCGGACGTCTGGTCGGGTGAGCGGCGCGGTGCTGGCCAGCACCGCTTTCGTGGCGGGCACGGCAGCGGGGCCGATCGCCGGCGGGGCGCTCGCCGAGTACGCGCCCGCACCGCACGTCCTGCCGTTCCTCCTGCACCTGGTGCTGCTCGGGATCGGGTGGCGGCGTGTGGCGAAGCTGACCGGATGGGCGCCGCGGACCGGCCGGTGGGCACCGACCCGACCGGAGATCCCGCCGGGCACCCGGATGGTCTTCACCGCGGCCGCGGCCACCGGGTTCCTCGCCTGGACGGTGGCGGGCCTGTTCCTCGCGGTCATCCCGGCGCTCCTCGACCGGAGCGCGCAGGGCGATCAGGCGGTGATCGGCGGAATCCTGGGGGCGGTCCTGATCTGCTCGGTGCTGACCCAGCCTCTCGTGCCCCGGCTCGGCACGCGGAACGCGCAGCTCACCGGGCTCGGCGCCCTGCTGATCAGCCTCGGCCTGCTGGCGGGCAGCGCAGGCGGCTCGCTCCCGATCACCCTGCTCGCCGCCGTCGTGGCCGGTGCCGGGCACGGCCTGGCCTACGGGGGTGCGGCGGCAGCCGTCGACGCGGTCGCGCCGGTGGGCGAGCGCGGTGCCATCACCGGTGCGCTGCACCTCGCCTTCTACCTGGGCGCCGGGCTGCCCGCGATCGCCGTCGGGCTCGTCACGCTCGGGCATCCG
The genomic region above belongs to Saccharopolyspora antimicrobica and contains:
- a CDS encoding DEAD/DEAH box helicase family protein, with product MSNFGFLQAEWPDLHREAEQAERLAFADPRASAFYSRRVLELALEWVFDADSAVQRPYRSDLAALIAEPTLVRAAGPGLQAKMNVIRLQGNHAVHRRAPVADRDAVRVLAELFHVLYWMARTYSRDQKNLPAPGLQFDTSVIPRPVSAEVRIKKQRELKEQAEKAAAQAEELATERRKAKELSAEIVELQKQIKAAKAANASIPDTHDYNEKETRTYLIDLLLKEAGWDLDKPEDREFPVSGLPESAAPSGNGKVDYVLWDDDGKPLGLVEAKRTTRDARSGQHQAKLYADALEARYGQRPLIFYTNGYDTYFHDDLNYPARQVQGFYTKDQLREVIQRRAGRRSLTKLPINEEIAGRYYQSRAIRRIAESFEQDSMRHALLVMATGTGKTRTVVALTDLMMRAGWASRILFLADRTALVRQATNAFKQHLPGTPVVNLLQDKDPHARVFVSTYPTIMNLINQVDGEGRRVFGPGFFDMVVIDEAHRSIFQKYRSIFDYFDALLVGLTATPKDEIARNTYRVFQLENGVPTDVYSLDEAVNEGFLVPPRAVEVPLKFQRDGIKYDDLPEEEKEEWEALDWGDDGPPAEVSSAELNKYLFNADTVDKVLQTLMKHGLKVDGGDMLGKTIIFAANNKHAEFIAERFDVNYPHHKSSFAQVITHKKEKAQSLIDDFSDPAKQPQIAISVDMLDTGIDVPEVVNLVFFKLVRSKTKFWQMLGRGTRLAPDLFGANKSKDGFYVFDVCQNLEFFRQDMPPAEGNIPPSLTQRLFEKRADLLQILDGQIEDSQRATKPDTDGAHSDAGLRWDLVTRLHDEVVQMNPDNFLVRPHREYFDTFADFSAWLEFTPEAHAKVVDHLAGLPTAFREADDNGEEAKRFDLLALRLQLACLHGDPGYDRLRDQVREIASALLDQTTIPAIKAQQVLLDEISGDEWWQDVTLPMLENMRRKLRGLVRLIEKTKRNPVYTDFEDELGELTSASLSGMNLGTDFSLFEHKIRIYLNTHQDNMVVQKIRRNRQITTADLDALQKVFVDNGLATSADLDVVHERGGLGIFLRSMTGLEREAAVRAFDRFQQGKTFTANQLHFLQVVIDHVCRNGIVEVEALYESPFTSWAPSGPEDLFTDAEVDDIVSVIRSLKETAIASDEVA
- a CDS encoding SDR family NAD(P)-dependent oxidoreductase, whose protein sequence is MARTRPDITVPDLSGKLAVVTGASDGVGLGLAAAGAEVVMPVRNRRKGEAAVAKIEQQHLKAALSLRDLDLSSLDSVAALGAALRDENRPIHILINNAGVMTPPDRRK
- a CDS encoding YHS domain protein; translation: MMFVELFAPKGSLSADQRRQVAELLGSPREFVPEAERHAGITEVFGSLFHVVVHEPEVWVAGGQVLEPGGPAQYVVRVHVPGPWRKEMSEFVISWATKALATVIGDAARPYQEPVVQVHVLGVPEGGIGLLGEVARSARIVEMMGEPYRADLAAGRAVEDPLCGVIVPLDDAAITLEVDGQVHAFCCAGCRDQFAAKLG
- a CDS encoding BTAD domain-containing putative transcriptional regulator, with the translated sequence MWIGVLGPLQVLSGGEPVEIGGLRLRALLARLAVDAGRAVSVESLTEVVWPESTPENPAHALQSLIARLRRALPDRSALRSVSMGYLLELGPAQVDVLRFEELIAEGRRALRDRGPAAELLGAALELWRGDPFSDVPAAPYAAAESVRLGELRLSAVEARIDAELTSGAHRPEVVAELEVLIAAHPLRERLRVLLLTELDRQGRQAEALAAYEAYRALLADELGSDPGAELRELHLGLLRGELPRRAFPAELTSFVGRDEECSAVAEHLRQDRLVTLVGPGAVGKTRLATAVAARLPGSAWLVELDQAADPADVPHAIAAALGVRGTGDIVSRLVEAVAGTESVLVLDNCEHVIDSAAEVAHELLRRCPRLRVLATSREPLGITGEVRFPVHPLDQAAAVRLFTDRARAASPGFAATGEVAEICGQLDGLPLAIELAAARLRTMSFAHLVARLADRFRLLTGGSRTALPRHRTLRAVVAWSWELLTDVERDALERLSVFSGGFAPDGAERAGIVRETVDSLVDKSLLQLSGERYRMLDTIREYGIERLRETGQLDSARERHVACFLALAEQAEPHLREPGRCAGWNGSPPTATTSPRRSASLPAAAPPGSVRCSGTSGSSAVITSKPCSG
- a CDS encoding LysR substrate-binding domain-containing protein, translating into MLDPRLKVLQLVAHHGTVTAAAAALHYSPSAVSYQLRQLAEELGVELVAQRGRGIQLTAAARALLRHVEALQAQAERAYAELASLSEEPSGSFTLCGFSTAATNLLPPAAAALRERHPGLRVRVIEAEPARCFDLLLAGEADLALVINSADTPSTADERFDQQPLLDDPLDLVVPARHRLTEFRAVTLADAADEPWIVALPGGAYHDLVRTACMAAGFTPNIAHYANEWDTGAALVAHGFGIILVPRLARLHDDWPVVRLPLHGEPAPARRITAATRLGRRDHPAVAASLETISTTAATLLPPSRLR
- a CDS encoding MFS transporter gives rise to the protein MTLANSSAPVPLVDRARELRTGLFVLVVLTAGAYLPSPLYPAYQNSFAVSDLAMTLIYATFALVSAPALLLFGSVSDAVGPRSVLRVSIALAALGSACFAFASGLEWLLVARAAQGLALGAATGAASSLISERTSGRVSGAVLASTAFVAGTAAGPIAGGALAEYAPAPHVLPFLLHLVLLGIGWRRVAKLTGWAPRTGRWAPTRPEIPPGTRMVFTAAAATGFLAWTVAGLFLAVIPALLDRSAQGDQAVIGGILGAVLICSVLTQPLVPRLGTRNAQLTGLGALLISLGLLAGSAGGSLPITLLAAVVAGAGHGLAYGGAAAAVDAVAPVGERGAITGALHLAFYLGAGLPAIAVGLVTLGHPLTTATSWVTACAAALVPPAGAAVVLAGPGRGDRADRGRTASLSCWSWDSSRGARRRPGHRSRSRSSWRTSSRCRCAEWCSPVASRAGRCSRGRTPSCTSPGTSAPCG